In one Bacteroidales bacterium genomic region, the following are encoded:
- a CDS encoding ABC transporter permease, translating to MIKTYLLIAFRNAFRNRAYTLINLLGLTIGISSSIIILLFVIDEVSYDRHHEHFRDIYRICIRGKIQGNEVEAAVSNAPMGATLKSDFPEVEEFTRLYTFDGDPKVRFEEKVFIEEDFYYVDSTFFHVFTAPAVYGNPDDMLNRPNTVVLTEETARKYFGNEDPVGKLLQVGEQEENFEVTGVVRGFPENSHFRFNMLGSMSSIYLANYTQWLGNNNYTYIRLGKDADPGQLQAKFPELIAKHMGTELEEVLGLSMEEFLASGNIYGYFLEPLKDIHLKSDLQFEINPGGSRSSVIIFSVIALFLILIASVNFMNLATASASRRATEVGIRKVAGADKSSLVRQFIVESFLITLMALILAVVLVELFMPGFNSITGKGLELESLGTLRLIIGLLVIGLFVGFVSGSYPAFFLSSFKPVDVLKSGAMRGARGASLRRILVTFQFVVTIFLFICTILVNRQINYLRDKDLGFNKENLVVIDRVYVLGAQTDAFRQELLKNPSILQVTLSSSVPGGLIGDNAYLPEGASTHETYAINNLWADWYFQEAYELEILEGRWFQQEIPTDSTALILSEAAVRALNFDDPLDRRLYTQFGEDTSDPHHIIGVVKDFHFQSLHQEIRPLIIRFNDVNKNQMTVKISDTEAGMTLDYIEKIWNSFREQQPVHMTFLEEELAALYNNEEKTATVFNIFSILAIFIAALGLLGLTSFSAAQRTKEVGIRKAMGASIASVLLSLSREYIWLILLSTMAAWPLGYFFMKDWLQDYPLRVGLDPVVFILSSLMAFIIASVTVLLRVYQSASANPVKALRYE from the coding sequence ATGATAAAGACCTACCTGCTCATTGCATTTCGCAATGCTTTCAGAAACAGGGCCTACACGCTGATTAACCTGCTGGGACTGACCATTGGTATAAGCAGTTCCATTATAATTCTGCTGTTTGTGATAGATGAGGTAAGCTATGACAGGCACCATGAACACTTCAGGGATATCTATAGAATCTGTATCAGGGGGAAGATACAGGGCAATGAGGTTGAAGCCGCTGTATCCAATGCTCCCATGGGTGCTACCCTGAAGTCTGATTTTCCGGAGGTGGAGGAGTTTACCCGCCTGTATACCTTTGATGGAGATCCCAAGGTCAGGTTTGAAGAGAAGGTGTTTATTGAGGAGGACTTTTATTATGTGGATTCGACCTTCTTCCATGTATTCACAGCACCGGCGGTCTACGGAAATCCGGACGATATGTTAAACAGGCCCAACACAGTCGTGCTGACGGAAGAGACGGCGCGCAAGTATTTCGGGAATGAAGATCCTGTGGGGAAGTTACTACAGGTTGGTGAGCAAGAGGAAAATTTTGAAGTTACCGGGGTGGTCAGGGGATTTCCGGAGAATTCCCACTTCCGCTTTAATATGCTTGGATCCATGAGCTCCATATATCTGGCCAATTACACCCAATGGCTGGGGAACAATAACTATACCTACATTCGGCTTGGGAAGGACGCTGATCCTGGTCAGCTGCAGGCAAAATTCCCGGAGCTTATTGCAAAGCATATGGGGACAGAGCTGGAAGAGGTCCTCGGATTATCGATGGAGGAGTTTTTAGCATCCGGGAACATTTACGGATATTTTCTCGAACCATTGAAGGACATTCACCTGAAGTCGGATCTTCAGTTTGAAATAAACCCGGGCGGAAGCCGGTCTTCGGTCATTATTTTTTCAGTGATTGCCCTGTTTCTGATCCTGATAGCTTCCGTTAACTTTATGAATCTGGCAACTGCCAGTGCTTCCAGAAGGGCCACCGAAGTGGGAATCAGGAAAGTAGCCGGTGCCGACAAAAGTAGTCTGGTCCGGCAGTTTATTGTAGAATCCTTTCTGATTACGCTTATGGCTCTGATTCTGGCCGTGGTATTGGTGGAGCTTTTTATGCCCGGATTTAACAGTATTACGGGGAAGGGACTTGAATTAGAGTCCCTGGGCACCCTGCGCCTGATCATCGGACTTCTGGTAATTGGTCTATTTGTGGGCTTTGTCTCCGGAAGCTATCCGGCTTTTTTCCTCTCTTCATTCAAACCGGTGGATGTACTGAAAAGCGGGGCTATGCGCGGGGCCAGGGGAGCAAGCCTGCGCAGGATTCTGGTGACCTTTCAGTTTGTGGTGACTATTTTTTTGTTCATATGTACGATTCTGGTAAACAGGCAGATTAATTATTTACGGGACAAGGATCTGGGGTTTAACAAGGAGAACCTGGTAGTCATAGACCGGGTCTATGTGCTGGGTGCGCAGACAGATGCCTTTCGCCAGGAGTTACTGAAGAATCCATCCATTCTTCAGGTTACCCTTTCCAGTTCGGTACCGGGTGGATTAATAGGAGACAATGCCTACCTGCCGGAGGGAGCTTCCACCCATGAAACCTATGCCATAAATAACCTGTGGGCCGACTGGTATTTCCAGGAGGCCTATGAACTGGAGATCCTGGAGGGGCGATGGTTCCAGCAGGAAATTCCAACGGACTCCACCGCGCTGATACTTAGTGAAGCGGCCGTTCGGGCACTGAACTTTGACGATCCCCTTGACAGGCGCCTTTATACACAGTTCGGTGAAGACACCAGCGATCCGCACCACATCATCGGGGTGGTCAAAGATTTTCATTTTCAATCCCTGCATCAGGAGATCAGGCCACTCATTATTCGCTTTAACGATGTGAATAAAAACCAAATGACGGTTAAAATTAGTGACACTGAGGCAGGAATGACCCTGGACTATATCGAGAAGATCTGGAATTCCTTCCGGGAACAGCAGCCCGTTCATATGACCTTCCTTGAGGAAGAGCTGGCGGCGCTTTACAACAATGAGGAGAAGACAGCCACCGTCTTTAATATCTTCTCCATACTGGCCATTTTTATTGCGGCTCTCGGACTGCTGGGCCTGACCTCTTTCAGTGCTGCCCAGCGTACCAAGGAGGTGGGCATCCGCAAAGCCATGGGAGCTTCCATCGCCAGCGTTTTGCTGTCCCTCTCCAGGGAATATATCTGGCTGATCCTTTTATCGACCATGGCTGCGTGGCCCCTGGGATATTTCTTTATGAAAGACTGGCTCCAGGATTATCCGCTTCGGGTTGGCCTCGACCCGGTGGTCTTTATCCTGAGTTCCCTGATGGCTTTTATCATTGCTTCGGTCACAGTCCTGCTGCGTGTCTATCAATCCGCTTCTGCCAACCCGGTTAAAGCTCTCAGATATGAATAG
- a CDS encoding C69 family dipeptidase: MVNKRLSLRNLSLITALLLAATELYPCTIIAVGKKVSADGSVLISHTDCGPDNRIRVVPGRSFEKGALAPVYWGIQDIHRPLDDFGDVLGYIPQVEKTYTYFHSAYPHMNEHQLAIAESTTSQRKELRVDMAVCKQIMTVEQAQAFALQRYTSAREATAFIGRLMSQYGFLPSCAGESETLVVGDTGEIWIIEIFSVGSDWDPESGEPGAIWVAQRVPDDHALVVANWSIIKEVDEKDPENFIFSSNYKQFAIDKGWFNPEGSKPFILQEVYAPILREWATNRMWLFYSTYAPSYTDWPERRLEDGHMMGYNQYIQYVEPVSLYPTSVKPERKISVQDVIAFQRSTFEGTIYDKTEDYDWYVPDGKGGMKKSPLATPFPSKDMRELLDINNRRNVARPQGYYGMIAQLRGWLPDPIGGIYWVFLDNAYTSPYVPIYAGTRETAECYKNFDPTTYSNKSACWAIDFVDNLLYLKWQEAVKDLWEVRDPYEEELFSEHDHVDNEALALYKNNPEKALDYLTAYSKGKMETVLEMYNVLHDELIVKYSNSR; the protein is encoded by the coding sequence ATGGTAAACAAGCGACTTTCTTTAAGGAATCTGAGTTTGATCACGGCCTTGCTTCTGGCTGCCACGGAACTCTATCCCTGCACCATTATTGCTGTGGGAAAAAAAGTTTCGGCCGATGGATCGGTGCTCATCTCACATACCGATTGCGGGCCCGATAACCGCATCCGTGTCGTACCTGGCAGGAGTTTTGAAAAAGGTGCTCTGGCACCGGTGTACTGGGGCATCCAGGATATCCACAGGCCCCTGGATGATTTTGGTGATGTTCTCGGATATATTCCTCAGGTTGAAAAGACCTATACTTACTTCCACTCGGCCTATCCTCATATGAACGAACACCAGCTGGCTATTGCCGAAAGCACTACCAGTCAGCGCAAGGAACTAAGGGTGGATATGGCTGTGTGCAAGCAGATCATGACCGTAGAACAGGCACAGGCCTTTGCCCTGCAGCGTTATACTTCGGCCCGGGAGGCCACTGCCTTTATTGGCCGCCTGATGAGCCAGTATGGTTTCCTCCCCTCCTGTGCGGGCGAATCGGAGACCCTGGTGGTAGGAGATACCGGGGAGATCTGGATCATTGAAATATTCTCTGTGGGATCTGACTGGGATCCCGAAAGCGGAGAACCCGGGGCCATCTGGGTGGCTCAGCGTGTACCGGACGACCATGCCCTGGTCGTGGCCAACTGGAGCATTATCAAGGAGGTGGACGAAAAGGATCCGGAAAATTTCATATTCTCCTCCAACTACAAGCAGTTTGCCATAGATAAAGGATGGTTCAATCCCGAAGGCAGCAAGCCTTTTATTCTCCAGGAGGTATATGCTCCCATTTTAAGAGAATGGGCGACCAATCGTATGTGGCTCTTCTACAGCACCTATGCCCCCTCTTACACCGACTGGCCGGAACGAAGGCTCGAGGACGGTCATATGATGGGATATAACCAGTACATTCAGTATGTGGAGCCCGTCTCCCTTTATCCCACCTCGGTGAAACCCGAACGAAAGATCTCTGTTCAGGATGTGATTGCCTTCCAGCGTTCCACCTTCGAGGGAACGATCTATGACAAAACAGAGGATTACGACTGGTATGTTCCGGACGGCAAAGGTGGAATGAAAAAGAGCCCGCTGGCCACCCCGTTTCCCAGCAAAGATATGCGGGAGTTGCTGGATATAAACAACCGCCGGAATGTGGCTCGTCCTCAGGGATATTACGGAATGATCGCTCAGCTGAGAGGATGGCTGCCCGATCCCATTGGAGGTATTTACTGGGTCTTCCTGGATAATGCCTACACCAGCCCCTACGTACCCATTTATGCCGGTACCCGGGAAACGGCCGAATGTTATAAGAACTTCGATCCCACCACCTACAGCAATAAGTCTGCCTGCTGGGCCATTGATTTTGTGGACAATCTGCTCTACCTGAAGTGGCAGGAGGCCGTGAAAGACCTGTGGGAGGTCCGGGATCCTTATGAGGAAGAACTTTTCTCAGAACATGATCATGTTGACAATGAAGCACTTGCGCTTTATAAGAACAATCCTGAAAAGGCCCTGGATTATCTCACTGCCTATTCGAAAGGTAAAATGGAAACCGTTCTGGAGATGTATAATGTTCTGCATGATGAGTTAATAGTGAAATACAGCAACAGCAGGTAA
- a CDS encoding ABC transporter permease — translation MRHRDCGETKNYYALIVRHIFSIIRRDTISLVTNLTGLSLGLAATILLSVFIQFELSFDRHFTHVDRIYRLNSIWISREGTMETAINLRRSYTEIPEKVAGIESAIQLYRGFQVEVAEGEKRHKELGLLYSDPDFFRIFDLKMLAGNPELALSEPGVVVLTKKAALRIFGQLDVTGRTLTMEDALYTVSGVMEDIPPNTHFRFDLLMPMKSVSYLDELGGLEFFTYYLIEEGMDPGPVLETIGRENSRLLTERFSSFEGSSFDSRLEALDQLHLHTAVEWDLTTPGSMRTIYIMLIITISVMGLALSNFINLYILNGAKRSKEIGIRKVNGAGRRQMIKQFYLETTLVVSLAFIAGTILSIELLPAFASIMQRESFTEVGSTPAIYLVSGSVFLLTILLSGFYPALLLSREAPVPLLRGGVNPAGDKKILLRAVSVVQICMAVSLLTILLGINTQIRFLKSHALGYEPENIVLISNLNQGLTGNYPAIRDKLLNLNGIDEVAASGHTIGAGNSGQSIRMYGDDPDQVKGINEYRILPGICQLYRFNLLAGRYLDPERLSDRSGVILNAEATKMLGKTPQELIGESVVMFEDPMEVIGVVEDFNYQSVALGVAPLVITAYSDRIRNIAVRISPGADPQEILSSIDETIRAFDPDYVMIHRFATDIAEGYYLAEERLQKILLSGSLLSVLIVLLGIYALVSHHMVRRTREIGIRKAMGGSTREMMILVYISTLKWTLAGSALAIPPALLYLRQWLSDYAVRIPISWWIFACSIVTVILFQTLITLGQTRRTARRNPVVALRYE, via the coding sequence GTGCGCCACAGAGATTGTGGTGAAACCAAAAATTATTACGCATTGATAGTCCGTCATATATTTAGTATAATCCGGCGCGATACAATAAGCCTTGTTACTAACCTGACCGGACTTTCACTGGGGCTTGCCGCTACCATCCTGCTCAGTGTATTTATTCAGTTCGAACTAAGCTTCGACAGGCATTTCACCCATGTCGACCGGATCTACCGGCTGAATTCCATCTGGATCAGCAGGGAGGGAACCATGGAAACGGCCATCAATCTCCGCCGGAGCTACACCGAGATTCCTGAAAAGGTTGCCGGTATAGAATCTGCCATTCAGCTTTACAGGGGATTTCAGGTAGAAGTGGCGGAAGGTGAAAAAAGACACAAGGAGCTGGGACTTCTGTACTCGGATCCGGACTTCTTCCGGATCTTCGACCTGAAAATGCTGGCAGGAAACCCCGAACTGGCCCTGTCGGAGCCCGGGGTGGTGGTACTCACCAAAAAGGCTGCCCTGCGGATCTTCGGACAGCTGGATGTGACAGGAAGGACGCTGACCATGGAGGATGCACTCTATACGGTATCGGGAGTGATGGAAGACATTCCCCCCAATACCCATTTTCGCTTCGATTTGCTGATGCCAATGAAATCGGTTTCTTATCTGGATGAGCTGGGGGGGCTTGAATTTTTTACCTATTACCTGATCGAAGAGGGAATGGATCCCGGACCGGTACTCGAAACCATCGGCCGGGAGAACTCCAGGCTACTCACAGAACGCTTTTCCAGTTTTGAAGGATCCAGCTTTGATTCGAGGCTCGAGGCCCTGGATCAATTGCACCTCCACACGGCTGTTGAGTGGGACCTCACCACTCCGGGAAGCATGAGAACCATTTATATCATGCTGATTATCACAATTTCGGTAATGGGGCTTGCTCTCTCCAATTTTATCAATCTGTACATTCTGAACGGGGCAAAACGTTCCAAGGAAATAGGAATCCGAAAGGTAAACGGAGCCGGCCGACGGCAAATGATCAAACAGTTTTATCTGGAAACCACCCTGGTGGTCTCCCTTGCCTTTATCGCAGGAACCATCCTCTCCATTGAACTGCTTCCTGCTTTTGCCAGCATTATGCAGCGAGAATCTTTTACCGAAGTTGGCAGTACCCCGGCCATCTACCTGGTTTCAGGCTCGGTCTTTTTACTGACCATACTGCTTTCCGGCTTTTACCCGGCCCTTTTGCTGAGCCGGGAAGCTCCGGTTCCGCTCCTTCGTGGCGGTGTGAACCCGGCAGGAGACAAAAAGATCCTGCTCAGGGCTGTGAGTGTGGTCCAGATCTGCATGGCCGTAAGTCTGCTGACCATCCTGCTGGGAATTAATACCCAGATCCGTTTCCTTAAAAGCCATGCCCTGGGATACGAGCCTGAAAACATTGTACTTATCTCCAACCTGAACCAGGGGCTGACGGGAAACTATCCGGCTATCCGGGATAAGTTGCTGAACCTGAATGGAATTGATGAAGTAGCAGCCTCCGGACACACCATCGGGGCAGGGAACAGCGGACAATCGATCAGGATGTACGGCGATGATCCCGACCAGGTAAAGGGAATCAATGAATACCGCATCCTGCCCGGGATTTGTCAGCTCTACCGGTTCAATCTGCTGGCAGGAAGATACCTGGATCCTGAAAGGCTTTCCGACCGTTCGGGGGTTATTCTGAATGCAGAGGCAACTAAAATGCTGGGGAAAACCCCGCAGGAACTGATAGGAGAATCGGTGGTCATGTTCGAAGATCCCATGGAGGTTATCGGCGTGGTTGAAGATTTCAATTACCAGTCGGTGGCCCTCGGGGTTGCACCCCTGGTTATCACGGCCTACTCCGACAGGATCAGGAACATCGCGGTCAGGATCTCCCCCGGAGCCGATCCGCAGGAGATTCTCAGTTCCATCGACGAAACCATCCGGGCTTTTGATCCCGACTATGTGATGATACATCGGTTTGCCACAGATATTGCCGAAGGATATTACCTGGCAGAAGAAAGGCTGCAAAAGATTCTGCTTTCGGGTTCACTACTGTCCGTGCTGATTGTCTTGCTGGGTATTTATGCGCTGGTATCCCACCACATGGTCAGAAGAACCAGGGAGATAGGAATCCGGAAGGCAATGGGCGGAAGCACCCGCGAAATGATGATCCTGGTCTATATCTCCACGCTCAAATGGACCCTGGCCGGTTCGGCTCTGGCCATTCCGCCTGCCCTGCTCTATCTTCGGCAATGGCTCAGCGACTATGCGGTCCGCATTCCCATATCCTGGTGGATTTTTGCATGCAGCATCGTCACAGTCATTCTGTTCCAGACCCTGATCACCCTGGGGCAGACCCGAAGAACAGCCCGCAGAAATCCGGTTGTGGCTTTACGCTACGAATAG
- a CDS encoding DMT family transporter encodes MQEYLGETAALLTAVCWTVTAMAFESAGKRVGALSLNLIRLLTGLGFLGIFNAIFNDGFLPSATGYQWFWLTLSGVVGFVLGDLFLFRAFILIGARISMLIMALVPPITALIGWLTLGEILSGKEFLGMGVTLMGIVLVISTKLDMKKVPPGLSLSLRPLLLGSLLALGGALGQAAGLVLSKKGMQDMNAFEATQIRIMAGVVGFTVVITLFKRWRHLLGALKDLKAMKAMTLGSFTGPFLGVSFSLLAVQHTDTGVAATLMALTPVLIIPPAIFMNKERIRLIEIIGAVISISGVALFFL; translated from the coding sequence GTGCAAGAATACCTGGGTGAAACAGCGGCCCTGCTAACTGCTGTCTGCTGGACGGTGACTGCCATGGCTTTTGAATCGGCCGGAAAACGTGTGGGTGCGCTTTCGCTGAACCTGATCCGGCTGCTGACCGGCCTGGGTTTCCTGGGGATATTTAATGCCATATTCAACGATGGATTTTTACCATCAGCCACCGGATACCAATGGTTCTGGCTGACCCTTTCCGGAGTGGTTGGTTTTGTGCTTGGCGATTTGTTCCTGTTCCGGGCCTTTATCCTGATCGGTGCCCGCATCTCCATGCTGATCATGGCACTGGTTCCTCCCATCACTGCCCTGATTGGCTGGCTTACCCTGGGAGAGATCCTTTCGGGCAAGGAGTTCCTGGGCATGGGGGTGACCCTGATGGGTATTGTACTGGTAATCTCAACCAAACTGGATATGAAAAAGGTCCCCCCGGGATTATCACTCTCCCTGAGACCACTGCTGCTGGGAAGCTTACTGGCTCTGGGAGGGGCCCTTGGTCAGGCAGCCGGACTGGTACTTAGCAAAAAAGGCATGCAGGATATGAATGCCTTTGAGGCCACACAGATACGCATTATGGCCGGAGTGGTCGGATTTACCGTGGTAATCACCCTCTTTAAGAGGTGGAGGCACCTGCTGGGAGCCCTGAAGGATCTGAAGGCCATGAAAGCGATGACCCTGGGCTCCTTTACCGGTCCTTTCCTGGGGGTTAGTTTTTCCCTGCTGGCCGTTCAGCATACCGATACTGGTGTTGCAGCCACCCTGATGGCCCTAACCCCGGTTTTGATTATTCCACCGGCCATTTTTATGAACAAGGAGCGTATCAGGCTCATTGAAATCATTGGAGCAGTCATCTCTATAAGCGGAGTGGCTTTATTCTTTCTGTAA
- a CDS encoding DUF1360 domain-containing protein, giving the protein MLNERKHQAWNFWSAFVFFGAIALAGYFLKREGIDIRDLTIKEAVLVILASFRMTRILVFEKIFKYFRDVLKKRENFYVIGTIHSMVTCPWCAGVWVTLIIIVFYFLVPYGDLLVYVLALAGLVSMVILISNLLHMYTERRQRIHQKDKFPDHL; this is encoded by the coding sequence ATGTTGAATGAACGAAAACATCAGGCCTGGAATTTCTGGTCTGCCTTTGTCTTTTTCGGAGCGATTGCACTGGCAGGGTACTTTCTGAAGAGGGAGGGTATTGATATCAGGGATCTTACCATTAAAGAAGCTGTGCTGGTTATTCTGGCTTCCTTCCGGATGACCCGGATCCTGGTGTTTGAGAAGATCTTCAAGTATTTTCGGGATGTGCTGAAAAAAAGAGAGAACTTCTATGTGATCGGCACCATTCACTCCATGGTTACCTGTCCCTGGTGTGCCGGAGTATGGGTGACCCTGATCATCATAGTTTTTTATTTCCTGGTTCCTTACGGGGATCTCCTGGTGTATGTTCTGGCCCTGGCGGGTCTGGTTTCCATGGTAATCCTGATCTCCAACCTGCTGCACATGTATACCGAGCGCAGGCAGCGGATCCACCAGAAGGACAAGTTTCCGGATCACCTGTAG
- a CDS encoding GMC family oxidoreductase, with amino-acid sequence MSFDYDYIIIGSGFGGSVSALRLSEKGYRVLVVEKGKRWKAEDFPETNWNLRKWLWLPLFRFHGIFKMTIMRHVGILSGVGVGGGSLMYANTLPRPRETFYKSGSWSGLADWKQELEPHCAEAERMLGSTENPGLYDSDEALRAVAKKFGKSKLFEPTRVAVFFGEPEQEVPDPFFDGKGPRRSGCNHCGSCMTGCRYNAKNTLDKNYLYLAEKEGAEVLPEKKVIRVAPLINQPDSGGKAGETGYRVRIKDASGLFKGRNEFTTSGVVFSGGVLGTVRLLLNMKRFYLPGLSKRVGADIRTNNESLALIHSSQKEKDFSRGVAIGSIFPPDADTHLEPVRYGSGSGFWKLLGVPMTYGKTVAGRILKLIWRFISRPVSWLRIYVSRDFAKESVILLFMQHLDSTLRLKRGLLNMRSVLSSGPAPSAFMPLAKKLAESTAEEVNGTPFVMISEAILGTPLTAHILGGCVIGKDDTEGVIDQDHQVFNYKNLYVCDGSAISANPGVNPALTITAMTERAMSKIPLKK; translated from the coding sequence ATGAGTTTCGATTACGACTACATCATTATCGGATCTGGTTTTGGAGGATCCGTTTCCGCTCTGCGCCTGAGCGAAAAAGGGTACCGGGTTCTGGTTGTCGAGAAGGGAAAAAGGTGGAAGGCTGAAGATTTTCCCGAGACCAACTGGAATCTCCGCAAATGGCTCTGGTTGCCCTTGTTCCGTTTCCATGGTATTTTTAAAATGACCATCATGCGCCATGTGGGAATACTGAGCGGCGTCGGGGTGGGCGGAGGATCGCTGATGTACGCCAATACGCTGCCCAGGCCCCGCGAAACTTTCTACAAATCCGGAAGCTGGTCCGGTCTGGCTGACTGGAAACAGGAGCTGGAACCACACTGCGCGGAGGCGGAAAGGATGCTGGGCTCTACGGAAAATCCCGGATTGTATGATTCGGATGAAGCCCTGCGTGCCGTGGCGAAAAAATTTGGAAAATCGAAACTCTTTGAACCCACCCGTGTGGCGGTTTTCTTTGGAGAACCGGAACAGGAGGTTCCTGACCCCTTTTTCGATGGAAAGGGCCCCAGGCGGTCGGGGTGCAATCATTGCGGCTCCTGTATGACCGGTTGCCGCTACAATGCCAAAAACACTCTGGATAAAAACTACCTCTACCTGGCAGAGAAGGAGGGGGCGGAAGTTCTTCCGGAGAAAAAGGTGATCCGTGTGGCCCCTTTGATAAACCAGCCAGACAGTGGGGGCAAAGCGGGCGAGACCGGCTACCGGGTCAGGATAAAGGATGCTTCAGGACTTTTCAAAGGCAGAAATGAGTTCACCACCAGCGGAGTGGTTTTCTCAGGGGGTGTGCTGGGAACGGTGCGACTGCTGCTTAATATGAAACGCTTTTACCTTCCCGGACTGAGCAAGCGGGTAGGAGCAGATATAAGAACCAATAACGAGAGTCTGGCACTTATACACTCGTCTCAAAAGGAGAAAGATTTTTCCAGAGGGGTGGCCATCGGCTCTATTTTCCCCCCGGATGCAGATACCCATCTGGAGCCGGTTCGTTATGGCAGCGGATCGGGATTCTGGAAATTGCTGGGAGTACCCATGACTTATGGAAAAACAGTGGCGGGAAGAATCCTGAAGCTGATCTGGCGTTTTATCAGCAGGCCTGTTTCCTGGCTCAGGATCTATGTGAGCAGGGATTTTGCAAAAGAGTCGGTAATTCTGCTATTTATGCAGCATCTGGACAGTACCCTGAGATTAAAACGCGGCCTGCTGAATATGCGCAGTGTACTTTCAAGCGGTCCGGCACCCTCGGCCTTTATGCCACTGGCTAAAAAGCTGGCCGAATCCACGGCGGAAGAGGTAAATGGGACCCCCTTTGTGATGATTTCCGAAGCTATACTGGGCACTCCGCTTACCGCGCATATCCTCGGAGGTTGCGTCATTGGGAAGGATGATACAGAAGGGGTGATCGATCAAGATCACCAGGTGTTCAACTACAAGAATCTCTATGTGTGCGACGGCAGCGCCATTTCTGCCAATCCGGGGGTGAACCCGGCACTGACTATTACTGCCATGACCGAACGGGCCATGTCAAAAATCCCATTAAAAAAATAG
- a CDS encoding DUF4268 domain-containing protein: protein MFSKEEAKTLREEFWNSFRLLSAGRRVRKKLPGNWMLEHTGIKALKLRFYVDRQVAQVGIDLETRNMDKRIELYEKLESLKKLLEKAMDSPLIWELDYIRENGKAVSRIYLELEGVDIYSRETWPGAFEFMYQQMIKLEAFYREYQDYIKY from the coding sequence ATGTTTTCAAAAGAAGAAGCAAAGACACTGCGGGAGGAGTTCTGGAACTCCTTCAGACTCCTGTCTGCCGGCAGACGGGTCAGGAAAAAACTGCCCGGCAACTGGATGCTGGAACACACCGGGATCAAGGCGCTCAAGCTGCGGTTTTATGTGGACCGCCAGGTAGCCCAGGTAGGGATTGACCTGGAAACCAGGAATATGGATAAACGAATCGAGCTTTACGAAAAGCTGGAATCGCTTAAGAAGTTGCTGGAGAAAGCCATGGATTCACCCCTGATCTGGGAGCTGGATTATATCCGGGAGAACGGGAAAGCGGTGAGCCGAATCTACCTCGAGCTGGAAGGGGTCGATATCTATTCACGGGAAACCTGGCCCGGGGCTTTTGAGTTTATGTACCAGCAGATGATCAAGCTGGAGGCTTTTTACAGGGAATATCAGGACTACATCAAATACTGA